In Hirundo rustica isolate bHirRus1 chromosome 2, bHirRus1.pri.v3, whole genome shotgun sequence, one genomic interval encodes:
- the LOC120749037 gene encoding amine oxidase [flavin-containing] A-like, which produces MAKVEKYDVVVIGGGISGLSAAKLLSEAGVSVVVLEARDRVGGRTFTIRNDKVDYVDVGGSYVGPTQNRILRLAKELGVETYKVYVEGHMFHHKGGKSRDFTGICPSTWNPLVYLDYNNFWRTMDKMGKEIPVDAPWDAPHAEEWDKMTMKELIDKICWTKAVRDFATVFVNVNVTSEPHEVSALWFLWYVRQCGGTSRIFSISNGGQERKFKGGSGQISEKIMERLQGRVKLERPVISIDQTGDNVLVETLNHEIYEGKYVISAIPPILTTKIHYKPELPPKRNQLIQRLPMGSVIKCMMYYREAFWRRKGYCGSFIIEDEESPIGITIDDTKPDGTFPAIMGFILTRKAVKLAHLSKEERKNRICEAYAKALGMKEALQPVHYEEKNWTMEQYSGGCYTAYFPPGIMHSYGRIIRQPVDRIYFAGTETATQWSGYMEGAVQAGERAAREVLHSMGRISKSEIWMPEPESKDVPARPFTTTFWERNLPSAPGLLCLLSCTLCVTSVAAAGLFVCKKGLIARN; this is translated from the exons ATGGCCAAGGTCGAGAAATACGACGTGGTGGTGATCGGGGGCGGCATCTCAG GTTTGTCAGCCGCCAAATTGCTGTCTGAGGCTGGGGTCAGCGTGGTGGTCCTTGAGGCCCGGGACCGAGTTGGAGGAAGGACATTCACCATCAGA AACGATAAAGTGGATTATGTAGACGTTGGTGGATCGTATGTGGGACCTACCCAGAACAGGATTCTCCGGCTGGcaaaggagctgggggtggagACCTATAAAGTGTATGTCGAGGGCCATATGTTCCATCATAAAGGG GGAAAGTCACGAGATTTCACGGGAATTTGCCCTTCAACATGGAATCCCTTGGTTTATCTGGATTACAATAATTTCTGGAGAACCATGGACAAGATGGGAAAAGAG ATTCCTGTTGATGCACCGTGGGATGCTCCACATGCTGAAGAATGGGACAAAATGACCATGAAAGAGCTGATAGATAAGATTTGCTGGACCAA GGCTGTCAGAGACTTTGCCACCGTCTTTGTGAACGTCAACGTCACCTCTGAGCCTCACGAGGTCTCTGCCCTCTGGTTCCTGTGGTATGTGAGGCAGTGTGGGGGCACATCCAGGATTTTCTCTATCAGCAATGGGGGCCAG gAGAGGAAGTTTAAAGGGGGTTCCGGTCAGATATCAGAGAAAATAATGGAACGCCTCCAAGGCAGAGTTAAACTGGAGAGACCTGTGATCAGTATCGATCAGACAGGTGATAATGTCCTTGTGGAGACTCTAAACCATGAGATATATGAG GGCAAGTACGTGATCAGTGCCATCCCTCCAATCCTGACAACGAAGATTCATTACAAACCAGAGCTGCCACCAAAGAGAAACCAGTTAATTCAGCGTTTGCCTATGGGGAGTGTCATAAAATGCATGATGTACTACAGGGAAGCCTTCTGGAGGAGGAAGG GTTACTGTGGTTCCTTCATCATTGAGGATGAGGAGTCTCCAATTGGAATAACCATAGATGACACAAAACCTGATGGAACTTTCCCTGCCATTATGGG tttcatCCTTACCAGAAAGGCTGTCAAACTGGCCCATCTCAGCAAGGAAGAGAG gAAAAACAGGATCTGTGAGGCTTATGCCAAGGCACTGGGGATGAAAGAGGCTTTACAA CCCGTGCATTATGAAGAGAAGAACTGGACCATGGAGCAATATTCAGGGGGCTGCTACACAGCCTACTTCCCACCAGGCATAATGCATTCCTATGGAAG GATCATTCGCCAGCCTGTTGACAGAATCTACTTTGCTGGCACCGAGACAGCGACCCAGTGGAGCGGGTACATGGAGGGGGCCGTGCAGGCGGGAGAGAGAGCAGCCAGAGAG gTACTGCACAGTATGGGGAGGATCTCCAAGAGTGAAATTTGGATGCCAGAGCCAGAGTCAAAG gatgTCCCAGCCCGGCCATTCACCACCACCTTCTGGGAGAGGAACCTGCCCTCGGCGCcggggctgctgtgcctgctgagcTGCACGCTCTGCGTCACCTCCGTGGCTGCGGCGGGGCTCTTTGTCTGTAAAAAGGGACTTATCGCTCGAAACTAG